CGACATCGTCAACATCGGCATCGGCGGCTCCGACCTCGGCCCGCAAATGGCTACCCATGCACTAAAGCCGTTTCACACTGGGCATGTGCGTGTGCATTTCGTTTCCAATGTTGATCCGTCTTGCCTGCAAGATTTACTGCAACATTTGGCGCCGGCGCGCACGCTGTTTATCGTCGCGTCAAAATCTTTCACTACTTTAGAAACGCTGCAAAATGCGGAAGCCGCACGCCGCTGGTTGCTCGCCACAGCATCCAATAATCAAGCAACCGCACGCCATTTTGTTGCAGTTTCCAGCGCAGTAAAAAAAGCAGCGGATTTTGGTATTGATGCCAACAATATTCTGCCAATGTGGGACTGGGTGGGCGGTCGCTACTCACTGTGGTCTGCCATCGGCTTGCCAATTGCACTCGCTGTCGGCATGCCACACTTTCGTGCGCTGCTCAGCGGCGCGCACGCCATGGATGAACATTTTCAACAGGCACATCTCGCACACAATATGCCGGTGATGCTGGGTTTGCTCGGTTTTTGGTATCGACATTTTTGGCAAGCCAGCACGCATGTGGTATTGCCTTACGATCACTATTTGCGTTTCTTTCCTGACTATCTACAGCAGCTTGACATGGAAAGTAACGGCAAACATGTCAATCACGCGGGCGCTGATGTGCCTTACGAAACAGGCCCAGTAATTTGGGGATCGGTTGGCACCAACGGGCAACATTCGTTCCATCAGTTATTGCATCAAGGCACGCACTGCATTCCTGCCGATTTTATTTTGTCGCTGCAACCGCATCATCCAGAATGCAGTGAACAACATCGCCACTTACTCGCTAACGGTTTGGCGCAGAGCCAAGCGCTCATGTGTGGAAAATCATTGGCGGCTGTTGAAGCAGAACTGCAACAACAAGGATTCAACGCTGATGTCATTGCACAATTAGCACCGCACAAAGTGATTACTGGCAATCGCCCCAGCAATATCATCAGCATTGAACAACTCACGCCGGCAACACTGGGTGCATTGATCGCGCTGTACGAACACAAGGTGTATGTGCAAGGCGTGTTGTGGGATATCAATTCGTTTGATCAATGGGGTGTGGAGCTGGGCAAGCAGTTGTCTGGGCCAATTTTTACTGCGCTATCTGGTGGCGAGAGCGGCAGCTTGGATGCCTCTACCCAAGCCAGCATCGCGCGCTATCGCCGACAATAATTGCGCAAAACAGGCACTTTTTGCGCGTTTGGTGACAAGGCTCACACTTCAAACACTAACCATCACACTGAAATTACTGCACCAAAGACATAATTTATGACTACAGAAACCACGCCGGAGCATGCTGTTATGAAAGATAAATTCATCGCCAAGGTGCCTGACTCCTATATCCCTCATCCACAGCTGTCTGCGCGCACGCAGTGGGAGTGCAGCTTCAATGCCGCTTGCTGGGTGCGACTCCTGCAAGGGCGCCACAGCAAAATCAGCCTGACTATCAAATTTATTGATCAAGACAACATCACTAAAGAAGTAAAAGTGGACAGTGGCTCTGGCGAGTTTGGTGGGAGCATCCTGCTATCTGGCCTAGTAACTATCCATGCTGTAGGCAGAATTGCGGACATGAGTGTGCACCTAGAAGTGCCGGATCACTGTCCACCGTATGTGGTCGATGAATTGTTTGTGCAAAGTACCGACAAAGCCGCCGCAAAAGTTCCCAAACTCGTTACAGTCGCCTCACTCTAAGCGCGACTGCTCGCTTCTTGCGGCATATCTTCTTTCCAGAGGCTGAGTGCATTGCCGAGCAGCGACTCGGCTAAGCCGTTGTTTTCATCTTGTTGACTCAACAATGACACGGGAACGGTGTCGAACTTCAAACCTGTCAGGCGATTGATGCGCTCTAATTCTTCTTGTTCGTATTTCGCACGAAGACGCGATACTCTGCTGCTCTCGTTCATGACCACTACTCCTCACTTGCCTTGTTTATCAACAAGCGAGATTCGTGCCAACCTCAATATCCGATTGAAATCAGCACGATAGAGGTGCAACAGCCATGAAAAGTAGGAAAAACAGCCTTCACTGACAAAAATTGTCCACCAAATGTGTCAGCCGTCTAGCAGCGCCACCAGTTCGTCGCGGCGCTGTTCCATCAAAGCCTGATTGCCGCGCGTCTCCACATTCAAACGCACCACCGGCTCGGTGTTAGACATACGCAAATTGAAGCGCCAATCGGCAAACTCCAAGCTCAGGCCATCGGTATTGTCTTCGTGCAGAGCTTCCGCAAGGTAGCGATCGCGCGCGCGCGCAATGGCCGCTTTGGGATCCGCAATTTCACGGTTGATTTCGCCGCTGACGGGATAGGCGCGCATGCGCTCCTCCACCAATTGCGACAGCGATTTACCGCTACTGCACACCAAACCGGCGACCAACAGCCAAGGGATCATGCCGGAATCGCAGTAGGCAAAATCGCGGAAATAATGGTGGGCACTCATTTCGCCGCCGTATACCGCGTCTTCTTTGCGCATGCGTTCTTTGATGAAGGCATGACCAGTTTTGCTCTGCACCGCGCGGCCGCCAAACTGCTCGCAAATTGCCAGCGTATTCCAAGTCAAACGCGGGTCGTGCACGATTGCCGCGCCTTTGTCGCGCGACACAACCGCTTCTGCCAACAAACCAACTACATAGTAACCTTCGATGAAGTTGCCTTTTTCATCGAAGCAAAAGCAGCGATCGAAATCGCCATCCCAATCAACCCCCACATCCGCGCCCGATGCTTTTACGGCATCAATGGTGGAGCCGCGATTTTCTTCCAGCAGTGGATTCGGCACACCATTGGGAAATGTGCCATCCGGCTGGTGATGCACTTTGACGAATTGAAACGGCAAATGTTTTTCCAGCGCATCCATCACTAAACCTGCGCCACCGTTGCCGGCATTGATAACAAATTTCAGTGGCTTTAATTGGGCACGATCTACATAACCCAACAAATGCTGCACATAGGCGTCGCGCGTGGATTGCGCTTGATAATTGCCCGCACCCAGCGGCGGCGCAAAATTGCCGCTTTCAGCCAAGGCTTGAATGTCTTTCAAACCGGTGTCACCACTGATGGGACGCGAACCTTCGCGCACAAACTTCATGCCGTTGTAATCCATCGGGTTGTGGCTGGCCGTTACTGCGATGCCACCATCCACTCCCAAATGAAAAGTAGCGAAATACACTTCTTCTGTGCCGCACAAACCAATATCAATGACATCCGCACCCTGCTCACACAAACCGCGCACCAAGGCATCAGATAAGGCCTGGCTAGAAAGACGAATATCATGTCCAACTACAACGCTTTTCGCGCCGAGAAACTGCACAAACGCGCGTCCGATACGGTAGGCCACATCTTCGTTGATTTGATCCGGCACGCGACCGCGCACATCGTAGGCTTTGAAACAACTGATTTGAATAGCGCTCATCGAAACTTCTCAATACTTATTTAGATTGACGATAAATATTTTCGTAAACATAGTTTGTAGCTTCAATAAAGCCTTCCACGCTACCGCAATCGTAGCGCGTGCCTTTGAATCGATACGCCAACACGGCGCCTTCTTGCGCCTGCTGCATCAGGGCATCCGTCAACTGAATTTCGCCACCTTTGCCCGGCGGCGTTTTTTCCAAAATATCAAAAATATCTGGCGTGAGAATGTAACGACCAATAACAGCTAAATTGCTTGGTGCATCAGCCAGCTTAGGTTTTTCTACCATGTTGGAAACACGGAAAATACCTTCTTTTAATTTCTCACCTTCTACTACACCAAATTTTTCAATGTCCGCGCCATCCACTTCTTGAATAGCCACAATGCTGCAACGAAATTGTTTGTAGAGCTTGACCATTTGCGCCATCACGCCCACACCGGCTTCTGGCGGCATGCACAAATCGTCGGACAAAATTACACCAAAGGCTTGATCGCCCACCAAACGGCGACCCGTGAGAATCGCGTGACCCAAACCTTTCATTTCGCGCTGACGCGTGAAAGAAAATGAAGCGCTGTCCATCACGCGCTGAATACTTTCCAAATACTTTTCTTTGCCGGTTCCGGCAATTTGATGCTCGAGTTCATAGTTGAGATCGAAATGATCTTCGATGGAGCGCTTGCCACGACCCGTGACAAAACAAATCTCATCCAAGCCT
The DNA window shown above is from Cellvibrionales bacterium and carries:
- the pgi gene encoding glucose-6-phosphate isomerase, with translation MTAPTFAQRFACWPDLQAHQQRLQSQTLLQLFDNNPDRVTQHTIEAAGLRLDYSKNFIDGALIHSLMQLARQANLPNAITQLLTGGAVNNTEQRPAMHTALRSPTPAIEAKAIQQAFAQMETLVSDIHSGKWRGYSDETITDIVNIGIGGSDLGPQMATHALKPFHTGHVRVHFVSNVDPSCLQDLLQHLAPARTLFIVASKSFTTLETLQNAEAARRWLLATASNNQATARHFVAVSSAVKKAADFGIDANNILPMWDWVGGRYSLWSAIGLPIALAVGMPHFRALLSGAHAMDEHFQQAHLAHNMPVMLGLLGFWYRHFWQASTHVVLPYDHYLRFFPDYLQQLDMESNGKHVNHAGADVPYETGPVIWGSVGTNGQHSFHQLLHQGTHCIPADFILSLQPHHPECSEQHRHLLANGLAQSQALMCGKSLAAVEAELQQQGFNADVIAQLAPHKVITGNRPSNIISIEQLTPATLGALIALYEHKVYVQGVLWDINSFDQWGVELGKQLSGPIFTALSGGESGSLDASTQASIARYRRQ
- a CDS encoding phosphomannomutase; this encodes MSAIQISCFKAYDVRGRVPDQINEDVAYRIGRAFVQFLGAKSVVVGHDIRLSSQALSDALVRGLCEQGADVIDIGLCGTEEVYFATFHLGVDGGIAVTASHNPMDYNGMKFVREGSRPISGDTGLKDIQALAESGNFAPPLGAGNYQAQSTRDAYVQHLLGYVDRAQLKPLKFVINAGNGGAGLVMDALEKHLPFQFVKVHHQPDGTFPNGVPNPLLEENRGSTIDAVKASGADVGVDWDGDFDRCFCFDEKGNFIEGYYVVGLLAEAVVSRDKGAAIVHDPRLTWNTLAICEQFGGRAVQSKTGHAFIKERMRKEDAVYGGEMSAHHYFRDFAYCDSGMIPWLLVAGLVCSSGKSLSQLVEERMRAYPVSGEINREIADPKAAIARARDRYLAEALHEDNTDGLSLEFADWRFNLRMSNTEPVVRLNVETRGNQALMEQRRDELVALLDG
- the galU gene encoding UTP--glucose-1-phosphate uridylyltransferase GalU, which gives rise to MINKCLFPVAGYGTRFLPATKSMPKEMLPVVNKPLVQYGVEEALEAGLDEICFVTGRGKRSIEDHFDLNYELEHQIAGTGKEKYLESIQRVMDSASFSFTRQREMKGLGHAILTGRRLVGDQAFGVILSDDLCMPPEAGVGVMAQMVKLYKQFRCSIVAIQEVDGADIEKFGVVEGEKLKEGIFRVSNMVEKPKLADAPSNLAVIGRYILTPDIFDILEKTPPGKGGEIQLTDALMQQAQEGAVLAYRFKGTRYDCGSVEGFIEATNYVYENIYRQSK